From the genome of Streptomyces sp. NBC_01260, one region includes:
- the orn gene encoding oligoribonuclease, with translation MNDRMVWIDCEMTGLSLTEDALIEVAALVTDSELNVLGDGVDIVIRPPDAALETMPEVVRQMHTASGLLDELAGGTTLADAEERVLAYVREHVKEPGKAPLCGNTVGTDRGFLLRDMPSLEGYLHYRIVDVSSVKELARRWFPRAYFNSPEKNGNHRALADIRDSITELRYYREAVFVPQPGPDSERAKSIAARLTPPSV, from the coding sequence ATGAACGACCGCATGGTGTGGATCGACTGCGAGATGACCGGGCTCTCGTTGACGGAAGACGCACTCATCGAGGTGGCCGCACTGGTCACCGACTCGGAGTTGAACGTGCTCGGCGACGGGGTGGACATCGTGATCCGCCCGCCGGACGCGGCCCTGGAGACCATGCCCGAGGTGGTGCGGCAGATGCACACCGCCTCGGGCCTGCTCGACGAGCTGGCCGGGGGCACCACCCTGGCCGACGCCGAGGAGAGGGTCCTGGCCTATGTGCGCGAGCACGTGAAGGAGCCCGGCAAGGCCCCGCTCTGCGGGAACACGGTCGGCACCGACCGCGGATTCCTGCTGCGGGACATGCCGTCACTGGAGGGCTACCTCCACTACCGGATCGTCGATGTCTCCTCGGTCAAGGAACTGGCCCGCCGCTGGTTCCCGAGGGCGTATTTCAACAGTCCCGAAAAGAACGGCAACCACCGGGCGCTCGCGGACATCCGCGACTCCATCACCGAGCTGCGCTACTACCGCGAGGCGGTCTTCGTCCCGCAGCCGGGACCGGACTCGGAACGCGCGAAGTCGATCGCGGCGCGGCTGACCCCGCCCTCGGTCTAG